The nucleotide sequence AAAGCAAAAAAAATAAAAAAAGAACCACTAAAACCGGATTTCAAATATAGAAATACTATCATTACCAGATTAGTCGCTAATCTGTTAAAAAGAGGTAAACGTTCTCATGCAGAAACAATCTGTTACAAAACAATGGATATAATCAAGGAGAAAACCAAACAGGAACCGATAACTGTATTGGATAAAGCAGTCAAAAATGTCAGGCCACTGTTAGAAGTGAAACCTCGGCGGGTAGGTGGTGCAACTTATCAGGTACCAGTTGAAGTAAAACAGCTACGCGGTATCACAATAGCAGTTAGATGGCTTTTGATGTACGCCAGACAGCGAAAAGGAAAACCAATGTGTGAACGGCTTGCGTTAGAAATAATAGATGCGTTTAATAATACAGGTAGCGCAGTAAAAAAACGGGAAGATACACATAAAATGGCAGAGGCAAATAAAGCGTTTGCACATTATAGATGGTGATAAAATTCTGTCGTAAGGCAAATAAGGCATTCGCACACTACCGCTGGTAATAAAGACAGAATTAAGAATTAAGAATTAAGAATATGCCTGTTTTAGAAATTGAAAAAGAAACCTATATTACACAAATGAGTAATATTACACAGATGAGTAATATAACCACCATCAGAAACATAGGTATCATAGCACATATAGACGCTGGTAAAACAACTACTACCGAACGAATCCTTTTTTATACAGGTAAGATTCACAGAATGGGTAATGTAGACGATGGTAATACCGTTACCGATTGGATGGACCAGGAGCAAGAGCGTGGGATTACCATTACATCCGCTGCAGTGAGTTGTTTCTGGCGTGATAAACAGATAAATATAATTGATACACCAGGTCATGTAGATTTTACCGCTGAGGTAGAACGCGCTTTACGAGTGCTTGATGGCGCAGTTGTAATTTTCTGTGGTGTTGGCGGTGTTCAGCCACAGTCAGAAACGGTTTGGCATCAGGCAGATAAGTACAAAATTCCACGAATCGCATTTATCAATAAACTTGATAGAGTCGGTGCTAATTTTTTTAATGTTATAGAACAAATGACAAAAAAACTGCATACAAATCCATTACCACTCCAAATCCCAATTGGAATTGAGGATACATTTTCCGGGATTGTTGACCTGCTAACATTGAAAGCGTTCCAATATATTGATGAGACAGGCACACAAGTTAAAGAGATAGAAATTCCAGCAGATATAAAACCGATTACTAAAAAATATAGAGAAAAACTGATAGAAATTTCAGCGGAAGCAGACGAAACTATTATGCATAAATTTGTGAGTGGTAAAGATAAAATTACTGACGCTGAACTAATAAATGCAGTTAGAAAACTGACAATCTCAAACAGAATAGTACCTGTTTTAGCCGGCGCAGCACTCAAAAATAAAGGTGTCCAGTTTTTGTTAGATGCGATTGTTTCTTATCTGCCTTCCCCTGTAGATATTCCACCAATTACAGCGCCCGAGCCTGAAACAAACAAAATAATTACAAGAAAAACAGACGAACAAGAACCCGCAGCTGCACTGGCATTCAAAATTCAAACCGACCCGTTTGTAGGTCGGCTTACATATATCAGAGTATATTCTGGCAAAATAAAACGAGGTCGCTCAATCTATAACGCTACTCGCGGTGTTCGGGAACGTATCGCAAAACTGGTCAAAATGCACGCTAACGACCGTGAAGAAGTAGAGTTTGTATCAGCCGGCGATATCGCAGGTGTCGTCGGGTTCAAAAAAACATTTACAGGCGATACACTCTGCGACGAGCAGCAACCAATAATTTTAGAAAATATCAAATTCCCTGAGCCAGTTATATGGCTGGCTATAGAGCCAAAAACTAAAGCAGATGACGAAAAATTAGCAAAAGCACTTGCTAAATTGGCTGAAGAAGACCCAACTTTTAAGTTAAAAGTTGACCCGGAAACAAGTCAGACAATCATCTCCGGGATGGGTGAGTTGCATTTAGAGGTGCTTGTAGAACGGATGAAACGCGAGTTCTCAGTTGTCGCTAATGTTGGCAAGCCGCATGTCGCATACAAAGAAACAATCTTACAAATCGCAGAAGCAGAAGGGAAGTTTATCCGCCAGACAGGCGGACACGGGCAGTACGGACATGTTGTATTATCCGTTGAGCCCAATCAAAAAGGAAAAGGGTTTGAATTCATAAATAAGATAAGAGAAGGCCGTATCCCAAAAGAATTCTTTTCAGCAATTGAAGAAGGGATTATTTCGGCACTTGAAACAGGTCCGCTTGGCGGCTTCCCCGTGGTTGATGTAAAAGTAACACTGCTTGATGGCACATATCACGAGGTTGATTCATCTGATATCGCATTCAAGATGGCTTCATCAATTGCAACCAAAAATGCACTCTCACAGGCAATGCCGGTTTTGTTAGAACCGATAATGAAATTGGAAGTTATAACACCTGAAGATTATTTAGGCGATGTGCTGGCTGATATAAACTCACGCCGCGGTAGAATTGAAAACATATCAGTAAATAAAAAAATTCATACTATTGACAGCTATGTGCCACTTCGTGAAATGTTCGGCTACTCATCTCAATTACGCTCGTTATCACAGGGTAGAGCAACCTATACAATAGAGCCAGCATATTACGAAAAAGTAGACGATAAACTCGTAAAAGAGATATTAGGTATAATATGAAAAAGATTTTTGGTAAAAGCTGTTTTCTACGATGCTTTAGCATCGGTTTGGCCGCCACTTGAAGTGGCGTAGAATATAGCTTCTGAATATCTTTTTAGGACTTTGTTGATGATAAAGAAATTTGGAATATGTATAATCCTTTCATGGTGTTTCTGTCTCTCCCAAAATATTTTGGCAGAAAGTCATATTAAAGGACGATGGGCGTTGGGTTTAACATATCCAGGTATTTCTATCAGACGAGGATTGCTCGACTGGATGGCTGTGGATTTGCATGGTCAGTTTGGTTCTGAAATATATCTTTTAGGTCCACGACTCAGTTTTTATCTTAACCCAAGTTCCCAGTTAATAGTGTATTTAGCTGGAGAAGGTAACTGGGTGTCTTTCAAGGGTGAAAAAACTGAAGGATGGGGCGTAACTTCCGGAGGTTTCCTTGGTCTTGAATTTTTTCTTAATAAACGAATAAGTTTGGCAACTGAAATTGGGCTGGGATTAATTTATTTAGAGAATACAAAACCAGAAGGTGGTGACACTTTTAGGTGGTGTGGGGTGTATAATGTGAGTTTATATTTTCATACTTTGTCCACAAAGAAAATAAGTAGAGAAGATGAAGAAAAAATAAAACAGGAAGGAAAAAGGACTGAAGAATTAAGAAAAGAGTTGAAAAAAAGAAAAGAAATAAAAGTAGAAGGAGAAGAAAAGATAAAGGAGAAAATAAATATAGCGGTAGCTGATTTTGAAGCGGTTGAAGTATCAAGATCTGATGCAATTTTTGTAGCA is from Elusimicrobiota bacterium and encodes:
- the rpsG gene encoding 30S ribosomal protein S7; the encoded protein is MSRKAKKIKKEPLKPDFKYRNTIITRLVANLLKRGKRSHAETICYKTMDIIKEKTKQEPITVLDKAVKNVRPLLEVKPRRVGGATYQVPVEVKQLRGITIAVRWLLMYARQRKGKPMCERLALEIIDAFNNTGSAVKKREDTHKMAEANKAFAHYRW
- the fusA gene encoding elongation factor G, whose translation is MSNITTIRNIGIIAHIDAGKTTTTERILFYTGKIHRMGNVDDGNTVTDWMDQEQERGITITSAAVSCFWRDKQINIIDTPGHVDFTAEVERALRVLDGAVVIFCGVGGVQPQSETVWHQADKYKIPRIAFINKLDRVGANFFNVIEQMTKKLHTNPLPLQIPIGIEDTFSGIVDLLTLKAFQYIDETGTQVKEIEIPADIKPITKKYREKLIEISAEADETIMHKFVSGKDKITDAELINAVRKLTISNRIVPVLAGAALKNKGVQFLLDAIVSYLPSPVDIPPITAPEPETNKIITRKTDEQEPAAALAFKIQTDPFVGRLTYIRVYSGKIKRGRSIYNATRGVRERIAKLVKMHANDREEVEFVSAGDIAGVVGFKKTFTGDTLCDEQQPIILENIKFPEPVIWLAIEPKTKADDEKLAKALAKLAEEDPTFKLKVDPETSQTIISGMGELHLEVLVERMKREFSVVANVGKPHVAYKETILQIAEAEGKFIRQTGGHGQYGHVVLSVEPNQKGKGFEFINKIREGRIPKEFFSAIEEGIISALETGPLGGFPVVDVKVTLLDGTYHEVDSSDIAFKMASSIATKNALSQAMPVLLEPIMKLEVITPEDYLGDVLADINSRRGRIENISVNKKIHTIDSYVPLREMFGYSSQLRSLSQGRATYTIEPAYYEKVDDKLVKEILGII
- a CDS encoding CsgG/HfaB family protein; this translates as MIKKFGICIILSWCFCLSQNILAESHIKGRWALGLTYPGISIRRGLLDWMAVDLHGQFGSEIYLLGPRLSFYLNPSSQLIVYLAGEGNWVSFKGEKTEGWGVTSGGFLGLEFFLNKRISLATEIGLGLIYLENTKPEGGDTFRWCGVYNVSLYFHTLSTKKISREDEEKIKQEGKRTEELRKELKKRKEIKVEGEEKIKEKINIAVADFEAVEVSRSDAIFVAEFVREALVNSKVFKVAERRDVDKVMEELGFQMSGCTDEQCAVQIGRLLNVHKMVLGRVGTLMGKYQISIRVVDVETSEIVFNKTKGAKDPDEMKIVAEEIVNDIIYEIDK